From Streptomyces yatensis, one genomic window encodes:
- a CDS encoding Tat pathway signal sequence domain protein: MPPIARRNLLKAAAVTGAAIPFSWLLAENAPQAAADSPAAKSADEPVDITWLEDGGLGAAAGSTFGVPWPKGAHPGDRTFALTTADGKEVPLQTWATAHWPDGSLKWTAHAAGEGLTGSAHKLTTGTPAAPAKKVTVAESGGRITVDTGVIRAVIGKDGERLVRSVTRGSTEIARDGRLVLLRQGDLDDGDHGSAAWERFDGEISGAKVEQRGPVRAVVRIDGKHRRGRRAWLPFSVRLYFYAGADSFRMVHTITYDGDQNRDFIRGLGVRFSVPMRDQAYDRHIRIAGEGKGFLTEAVKGITGLRRDPGAKIRTAQVRGEKLPDPATWDQRVTSRLHLVPTWGDYTLSQLSADGFTLRKRTKPGHGWIAAGGGGRASGFGYVGGVSGGLSFGLRDFWEKFPAQLDIRGAAGDAAEVTLWLWSPEAQPMDLRFYHDGMGQDTFPEQLEGLEITYEDYEPDFGTPYGIARTSELTFWANAATPDADTLVRQAAAVRTPPQLAAGPADIARAKVFGGLFAPVDRSTAAKAKIEDRLDFLFDYHKGQVDQRRWYGFWDFGDIMHTYDGDRHQWRYDVGGYAWDNSELSPDLWLWLAYLRSGRSDIFRFAESMTRHTGEVDAYHLGEWAGLGTRHGVQHFADSAKQQRISTALYRRYYYFLTADERTGDIMHALVDSDETFLVLDPLRKVREDPDYEPDPHALSIGFGTDWSGLAGAWLTEWERRGPKAKKAEARLRSTMETIAAQPNGFVQGSGLYDLDTGKYAIEDEPKVSVSHLSAVFGLVEVCAEVIDLIDMPKFKEAWLDYCRYFNATKAEQKARYGTDFGSLILVQGHSRLDAYAAVQLKDDKLAARAWQKFAEYHEGDGYPDATTSWRTVELEGPRVLEPGVEAAWVSTNATAQYGLAAIQNLALVGDKLPG; encoded by the coding sequence ATGCCCCCGATCGCCCGACGCAACCTCCTCAAGGCCGCAGCCGTCACCGGCGCCGCCATACCGTTCTCCTGGCTGCTCGCCGAGAACGCCCCGCAGGCCGCCGCCGACAGCCCCGCCGCGAAGTCCGCCGACGAGCCCGTGGACATCACCTGGCTGGAGGACGGTGGCCTCGGCGCGGCCGCGGGCTCCACCTTCGGCGTCCCCTGGCCCAAGGGCGCCCACCCCGGCGACCGGACCTTCGCGCTGACCACCGCCGACGGCAAGGAGGTGCCCCTGCAGACCTGGGCCACCGCCCACTGGCCCGACGGCTCGCTCAAGTGGACCGCGCACGCGGCGGGGGAGGGGCTCACCGGCAGCGCCCACAAGCTCACCACCGGCACACCCGCCGCACCGGCCAAGAAGGTCACCGTCGCCGAGAGCGGCGGCAGGATCACCGTCGACACCGGGGTGATACGGGCCGTGATCGGCAAGGACGGCGAGCGGCTCGTACGCTCCGTGACCCGCGGCTCCACCGAGATCGCCCGCGACGGCCGGCTGGTCCTGCTCCGCCAGGGCGACCTCGACGACGGCGACCACGGCAGTGCCGCGTGGGAGCGGTTCGACGGCGAGATCAGCGGCGCGAAGGTCGAGCAGCGGGGCCCCGTACGCGCCGTCGTCCGCATCGACGGCAAGCACCGCAGGGGCCGCCGGGCCTGGCTCCCCTTCAGCGTCCGGCTCTACTTCTACGCGGGCGCCGACTCGTTCCGCATGGTGCACACCATCACCTACGACGGCGACCAGAACAGAGACTTCATCCGCGGCCTCGGCGTCCGCTTCTCCGTACCGATGCGCGACCAGGCGTACGACCGCCACATCCGCATCGCGGGCGAGGGCAAGGGATTCCTCACCGAGGCCGTCAAGGGCATCACCGGGCTGCGCCGCGACCCCGGCGCGAAGATCCGCACCGCCCAGGTCAGGGGCGAGAAGCTGCCCGACCCGGCCACTTGGGACCAGCGCGTCACCTCCCGGCTCCACCTCGTCCCCACCTGGGGCGACTACACCCTCTCCCAGCTCTCCGCCGACGGCTTCACCCTGCGCAAGCGCACCAAGCCCGGCCACGGCTGGATCGCGGCGGGCGGCGGCGGCCGCGCGAGCGGCTTCGGCTATGTGGGCGGCGTCAGCGGCGGACTCTCCTTCGGACTGCGCGACTTCTGGGAGAAGTTCCCCGCCCAGCTCGACATCCGCGGCGCCGCCGGGGACGCGGCCGAGGTCACCCTGTGGCTCTGGTCGCCCGAGGCCCAGCCCATGGACCTGCGCTTCTACCACGACGGCATGGGCCAGGACACCTTCCCCGAACAGCTCGAGGGCCTGGAGATCACCTACGAGGACTACGAGCCGGACTTCGGCACCCCGTACGGCATCGCCCGCACCAGCGAACTCACCTTCTGGGCCAACGCGGCCACCCCCGACGCCGACACCCTCGTCCGGCAGGCGGCCGCCGTACGCACCCCGCCCCAACTGGCCGCGGGCCCCGCCGACATCGCCCGCGCCAAGGTCTTCGGCGGCCTCTTCGCCCCTGTCGACCGCTCCACCGCCGCCAAGGCGAAGATCGAGGACCGGCTGGACTTCCTCTTCGACTACCACAAGGGCCAGGTCGACCAGCGCCGTTGGTACGGCTTCTGGGACTTCGGCGACATCATGCACACCTACGACGGGGACCGCCACCAGTGGCGGTACGACGTCGGAGGCTACGCCTGGGACAACTCCGAGCTCTCGCCCGACCTGTGGCTATGGCTGGCGTATCTGCGCTCCGGCCGCTCCGACATCTTCCGCTTCGCCGAATCCATGACCCGGCACACCGGCGAGGTCGACGCCTACCACCTCGGCGAATGGGCCGGGCTCGGCACCCGGCACGGCGTCCAGCACTTCGCCGACAGCGCCAAACAGCAGCGCATCTCCACCGCCCTGTACCGCCGCTACTACTACTTTCTCACCGCGGACGAGCGGACCGGCGACATCATGCACGCCCTCGTCGACTCCGACGAGACGTTCCTCGTCCTCGACCCCCTGCGCAAGGTCCGCGAGGACCCCGACTACGAGCCCGATCCGCACGCCCTGTCCATCGGCTTCGGCACCGACTGGAGCGGCCTCGCCGGCGCCTGGCTCACCGAATGGGAGCGGCGCGGCCCCAAGGCTAAGAAGGCGGAGGCGCGGCTGCGCTCCACCATGGAGACCATCGCCGCTCAGCCCAACGGCTTCGTCCAGGGCAGCGGGCTGTACGACCTCGACACCGGTAAGTACGCCATCGAGGACGAGCCCAAGGTCAGCGTCTCCCATCTGTCCGCGGTCTTCGGCCTGGTCGAGGTCTGCGCCGAGGTGATCGACCTCATCGACATGCCGAAGTTCAAGGAGGCGTGGCTGGACTACTGCCGCTACTTCAACGCCACCAAGGCCGAGCAGAAGGCCCGCTACGGCACCGACTTCGGCTCCCTGATCCTGGTCCAGGGCCACTCACGGCTCGACGCCTACGCCGCCGTCCAGCTGAAGGACGACAAGCTGGCCGCCCGCGCCTGGCAGAAGTTCGCCGAGTACCACGAGGGCGACGGCTACCCCGACGCCACCACCAGCTGGCGGACGGTCGAGCTGGAGGGCCCGCGGGTGCTGGAGCCCGGCGTGGAGGCGGCCTGGGTGAGCACCAACGCCACCGCCCAGTACGGCCTCGCCGCGATCCAGAACCTCGCGCTCGTCGGCGACAAGCTGCCGGGCTAG
- a CDS encoding DUF624 domain-containing protein — protein MGSARDQAAVRRTARRPARGTPRFALFAECLLTGVWMVLAAFPVITLLPAFAAGCTHLRRHLDGERSTWRDFLTGLREATRSGWRFSLLWWAALALLAFDLRVARTGTLPGGPALIAVSVAGLLAVLVLGLRTATVRRPGTAWWAAARTASRQGLAADPGGSLLLIGGLAVLAVAAWQLLPLIAPAAGALAGCAVAVERRAGV, from the coding sequence ATGGGAAGCGCTAGGGACCAAGCCGCCGTACGACGCACCGCGCGGCGGCCCGCCCGCGGCACACCGCGCTTCGCGCTGTTCGCCGAATGCCTGCTGACCGGCGTCTGGATGGTGCTCGCCGCCTTCCCGGTGATCACCCTGCTGCCCGCCTTCGCCGCCGGCTGTACGCACCTTCGCCGCCATCTGGACGGTGAGCGGTCCACCTGGCGGGACTTCCTGACCGGGCTGCGGGAGGCCACCCGCAGCGGCTGGCGGTTCTCCCTGCTGTGGTGGGCGGCGCTCGCGCTGCTCGCCTTCGATCTGCGGGTGGCCCGGACCGGAACCCTGCCCGGCGGGCCCGCGCTGATCGCCGTCAGCGTGGCCGGTCTGCTCGCGGTGCTCGTCCTCGGGCTGCGGACGGCGACCGTACGGCGGCCCGGCACCGCATGGTGGGCCGCCGCCCGTACCGCCTCACGCCAGGGCCTGGCCGCCGACCCCGGTGGATCGCTGCTGCTCATCGGCGGGCTCGCGGTGCTCGCCGTCGCCGCCTGGCAGCTGCTGCCGCTGATCGCCCCGGCGGCGGGCGCCCTCGCGGGCTGTGCGGTCGCCGTGGAACGCCGCGCCGGCGTCTGA
- a CDS encoding carbohydrate ABC transporter permease gives MGALRGGCPVSASVGQRGARSVIWHVGALAVLAVILYPVVWVIGGSFKPGDQIIGSLQLLPTDPITDNYRRLSDGIADVPISTFFTNSLLLAGGSVIGVLFSCSLAAYAFARIRFAGRDALFTLMISTLLLPFQVLIIPQYILFQKLDLINTYVPLLLGKYLAADAFFVFLMVQFMRGLPRELDEAARLDGCGHPRIYWNIVLPLCRPALITSAIFTFIWSWNDFIGPLLYLNEPDKYTVSLGLKLFIDQDSVADYGGMVAMSLVALLPVLLFFLAFQRHLVEGAATSGLKG, from the coding sequence CTGGGTGCACTACGAGGAGGATGCCCGGTGAGTGCTTCTGTGGGGCAGCGCGGGGCGCGCTCCGTGATCTGGCATGTCGGGGCGCTCGCCGTGCTGGCGGTGATCCTCTACCCCGTGGTGTGGGTGATCGGCGGCTCGTTCAAGCCCGGTGACCAGATCATCGGCAGCCTCCAACTGTTGCCCACCGATCCGATCACCGACAACTACCGACGGCTCAGCGACGGCATCGCGGACGTTCCGATCTCGACCTTCTTCACCAACTCGCTGCTGCTGGCGGGCGGTTCGGTGATCGGCGTGCTGTTCTCCTGCTCACTGGCGGCCTATGCCTTCGCCAGGATCCGCTTCGCGGGGCGCGACGCGCTCTTCACGCTCATGATCTCCACCCTGCTGCTGCCGTTCCAGGTGCTGATCATTCCGCAGTACATCCTGTTCCAGAAGCTGGACCTGATCAACACGTATGTGCCGCTGCTGCTCGGCAAATACCTGGCGGCGGACGCCTTCTTCGTCTTCCTGATGGTGCAGTTCATGCGCGGTCTGCCCCGGGAACTGGACGAGGCGGCCCGGCTGGACGGCTGTGGCCATCCGCGCATCTACTGGAACATCGTGCTGCCGCTGTGCCGCCCGGCCCTGATCACCAGCGCGATCTTCACCTTCATCTGGTCCTGGAACGACTTCATCGGGCCCCTGCTCTACCTCAACGAACCGGACAAGTACACGGTCTCGCTGGGCCTGAAGCTCTTCATCGACCAGGACTCCGTCGCCGACTACGGAGGCATGGTCGCCATGTCGCTCGTCGCCCTGCTGCCGGTGCTGCTGTTCTTCCTGGCCTTCCAGCGCCATCTGGTCGAGGGCGCGGCCACCTCCGGGCTGAAGGGCTGA
- a CDS encoding carbohydrate ABC transporter permease, which produces MTPTTTRATHGTRPPTGKSRATAAPGTRPAPAAGRRQGRRENLAGYLFLTPWCIGILLLTLGPMLVSLYLAFTDYNLFDSPRWIGFKNFQDLFQDDRWWTSVQVTLKYVLIGTPLKLAAALAVALLLVKPRKGQGFYRSAFYAPSLIGASVSVGIVWRAIFNDDAVVDKSMSLFGWDVGGWIGDPDWALPTLITLTVWQFGAPMVIFLAGLKQVPGELYEAAEMDGAGRWRRFRSITLPMISPVLFFNLLLELIHSFQVFTSAVVIAGSGTNTGGPGDSLLVYGWYLYEQGFRNLRMGYAAAMAWMLMLGIGLVTAVLFKTQRGWVHYEEDAR; this is translated from the coding sequence GTGACACCGACCACGACGCGTGCGACGCACGGAACGCGGCCCCCCACCGGGAAGTCCCGGGCCACGGCCGCCCCCGGCACCCGCCCCGCCCCCGCGGCGGGGCGGCGCCAGGGCCGCCGGGAGAACCTCGCGGGCTATCTCTTCCTGACGCCCTGGTGCATCGGGATCCTGCTGCTCACCCTCGGCCCGATGCTCGTCTCGCTCTATCTGGCATTCACCGACTACAACCTCTTCGACTCGCCACGGTGGATCGGGTTCAAGAACTTCCAGGACCTCTTCCAGGACGACCGCTGGTGGACCTCGGTCCAGGTGACGCTGAAGTACGTACTGATCGGCACCCCGCTGAAGCTGGCCGCGGCGCTCGCCGTGGCGCTGCTGCTGGTCAAGCCCCGTAAGGGCCAGGGCTTCTACCGCTCGGCGTTCTATGCCCCCTCGCTCATCGGCGCCAGCGTGAGCGTCGGCATCGTCTGGCGGGCGATCTTCAACGACGACGCGGTCGTCGACAAGTCGATGAGTCTGTTCGGCTGGGACGTCGGCGGCTGGATCGGCGACCCGGACTGGGCGCTGCCCACCCTCATCACCCTGACCGTCTGGCAGTTCGGCGCCCCGATGGTGATCTTTCTGGCCGGGCTGAAGCAGGTGCCGGGCGAACTGTACGAGGCCGCCGAGATGGACGGCGCCGGCCGCTGGCGGCGGTTCCGGTCCATCACCCTGCCGATGATCTCCCCGGTGCTCTTCTTCAACCTCCTGCTGGAACTCATCCACTCGTTCCAGGTCTTCACCTCGGCGGTGGTGATCGCGGGCTCGGGCACCAACACCGGCGGACCGGGCGACTCCCTGCTGGTCTACGGCTGGTACCTCTACGAGCAGGGCTTCCGCAATCTGCGCATGGGGTACGCCGCCGCGATGGCCTGGATGCTGATGCTCGGCATCGGCCTGGTGACCGCGGTGCTGTTCAAGACCCAGCGCGGCTGGGTGCACTACGAGGAGGATGCCCGGTGA
- a CDS encoding ABC transporter substrate-binding protein encodes MGARRGTTRARGVRAAAAALAALGLLATGCGGGSGSGDGKVTIRYSWWGAKDRAELIQKTVEMFEKEHPNIKVKTDFSEYTDFWSKFNTQAAGGNAPDVFQNSYAFLRKYGDKNLLLDLNGQAKAGNLSLKGFRDGLEKAGDIDGKLLGVPVGANTFALFYNPDAYRKAGVTVEAGWTWDDFFAAAEKVRKSDDTLYGASDNANVMYLYDLYLRQNGKAFFTKDGKLGFTEDDLTKWWGRWQQHAKADELVPGKKSEQAKPKASISADLSASEFTWDNFLVRFAAETKTSLDLGPIPTTDGKRTGQYLSSLMLSGSARTQHPKEVAQFIDFMTHDPEVGKVMGYNRGIPATTSQYDAYEPQGVDAKIAAYEKSVSAQLEPITPHPAGADVAEAAFLRIYTQVALGQTSMGKAVDQFFNEADSALGS; translated from the coding sequence ATGGGTGCTCGGCGAGGGACGACGAGGGCGAGAGGGGTCCGCGCGGCCGCGGCCGCGCTGGCCGCACTGGGGCTGCTGGCCACCGGCTGCGGCGGGGGGAGTGGCTCGGGGGACGGCAAGGTGACCATCCGCTACTCGTGGTGGGGGGCCAAGGACCGTGCCGAGCTGATCCAGAAGACGGTCGAAATGTTCGAGAAGGAACATCCGAACATCAAGGTCAAGACGGACTTCTCGGAATACACCGACTTCTGGAGCAAGTTCAACACCCAGGCCGCGGGCGGAAACGCCCCGGACGTCTTCCAGAACTCCTACGCCTTCCTGCGCAAATACGGCGACAAGAACCTTCTGCTGGATCTGAATGGCCAGGCCAAGGCCGGAAATCTCAGCCTGAAGGGTTTTCGTGACGGGCTGGAGAAGGCCGGGGATATCGACGGCAAGCTCCTGGGAGTGCCGGTCGGCGCCAATACCTTCGCCCTCTTCTACAACCCGGACGCGTATCGGAAAGCCGGAGTGACCGTCGAGGCCGGATGGACCTGGGACGACTTCTTCGCGGCCGCCGAGAAGGTGCGCAAGAGCGACGACACGCTCTACGGCGCCAGCGACAACGCCAATGTGATGTACCTCTACGACCTGTATCTGCGGCAGAACGGCAAGGCGTTCTTCACCAAGGACGGCAAGCTCGGCTTCACCGAGGACGACCTCACGAAGTGGTGGGGCCGGTGGCAGCAGCACGCCAAGGCCGACGAGCTGGTGCCGGGCAAGAAGTCCGAGCAGGCCAAGCCGAAGGCGTCGATCAGCGCCGATCTGTCGGCCTCCGAGTTCACCTGGGACAACTTCCTGGTCCGCTTCGCCGCCGAGACCAAGACCAGCCTCGACCTCGGGCCCATCCCGACCACCGACGGCAAGCGGACCGGCCAGTACCTCTCCTCGCTGATGCTCAGCGGCTCCGCCCGCACCCAGCACCCCAAGGAAGTCGCCCAGTTCATCGACTTCATGACCCATGACCCCGAGGTGGGCAAGGTCATGGGCTACAACCGCGGCATCCCGGCCACCACCTCCCAGTACGACGCCTATGAGCCGCAGGGCGTCGACGCCAAGATCGCCGCGTATGAGAAGAGCGTGAGCGCCCAGCTGGAGCCGATCACCCCGCATCCGGCCGGCGCCGATGTCGCCGAGGCCGCCTTCCTGAGGATCTACACCCAGGTCGCGCTGGGACAGACCTCGATGGGCAAGGCCGTCGACCAGTTCTTCAACGAGGCCGACTCCGCGCTCGGCTCGTGA
- a CDS encoding TIGR02611 family protein: MNAESDGRRGAAETAPQAATGGDAPKREPVWGSRAPQFIKRSRPLHLSWQVGVFIVGLGVVGLGIILLPLPGPGWLVIFAGMAIWATEFVWAQLVLAWTKRKVTEAAHRALDPRVRRRNLILTTIAVVICAAAVTVYVWKFGIVMPWKIEQ; the protein is encoded by the coding sequence ATGAATGCGGAGAGTGACGGGCGGCGGGGGGCTGCCGAAACGGCGCCCCAGGCCGCGACGGGGGGCGATGCGCCGAAGCGGGAGCCGGTATGGGGTTCCCGGGCGCCGCAGTTCATCAAGCGGTCGCGCCCGCTCCACCTGAGCTGGCAGGTCGGCGTCTTCATCGTCGGCCTCGGGGTCGTGGGCCTGGGCATCATCCTGCTGCCCCTGCCCGGTCCGGGGTGGCTGGTGATCTTCGCCGGAATGGCGATCTGGGCGACCGAGTTCGTCTGGGCCCAGCTGGTGCTGGCCTGGACCAAGCGCAAGGTCACCGAGGCGGCGCACCGCGCCCTGGATCCGAGGGTGCGCCGGCGCAATCTCATACTGACCACGATCGCGGTGGTGATCTGCGCCGCGGCGGTGACCGTCTACGTGTGGAAGTTCGGCATCGTGATGCCGTGGAAGATCGAGCAGTGA
- a CDS encoding SsgA family sporulation/cell division regulator → MNTTVSCELHLRLVVSSESSLPVPAGLRYDTADPYAVHATFHTGAEETVEWVFARDLLAEGLHRPTGTGDVRVWPSRSHGQGVVCIALSSPEGEALLEAPARALESFLKRTDAAVPPGTEHRHFDLDTELSHILAES, encoded by the coding sequence ATGAACACCACGGTCAGCTGCGAGCTGCACCTGCGCCTCGTTGTGTCGAGCGAATCCTCACTGCCTGTACCCGCGGGCCTGCGGTATGACACGGCCGACCCTTACGCCGTGCACGCCACCTTCCACACCGGAGCCGAAGAGACGGTCGAATGGGTGTTTGCCCGCGATCTTCTCGCCGAGGGCCTGCACCGGCCCACCGGCACCGGCGACGTCCGTGTGTGGCCGTCCCGCAGCCACGGCCAGGGAGTCGTCTGCATCGCCCTGAGCTCCCCGGAGGGGGAGGCACTGCTCGAAGCCCCGGCGCGGGCCCTGGAGTCGTTCCTGAAGCGAACCGACGCCGCGGTGCCACCCGGTACCGAACACCGCCATTTCGACCTCGACACAGAGCTCTCCCACATCCTGGCGGAGAGCTGA
- a CDS encoding CGNR zinc finger domain-containing protein, whose protein sequence is MLINHDTRCALDAVVDLVNTAPEGADQDDLADVAALRRFVERNDISDIGTLGERDLIAVRAVRDRFAEVFSAAGNEAATRRSAELLNAMIAAAGTTPRLTDHDGFDWHVHYFAPGASLADHLAADCGMALAFLVVAGERERLRRCEAPDCRHAFVDLSRNRSRRYCDSRTCGNRLHVAAYRARRREAAS, encoded by the coding sequence GTGCTGATCAACCACGACACCCGGTGCGCGCTCGACGCGGTCGTCGATCTGGTGAACACCGCGCCCGAGGGTGCGGACCAGGATGACCTCGCCGATGTCGCCGCCCTGCGCCGGTTCGTCGAGCGCAATGACATCAGCGACATCGGCACGCTCGGGGAGCGCGACCTCATCGCCGTCCGGGCCGTACGGGACCGGTTCGCCGAGGTCTTCTCGGCGGCCGGGAACGAGGCCGCCACCCGCCGCTCCGCCGAGCTGCTCAACGCGATGATCGCCGCGGCCGGCACCACGCCCCGGCTCACCGACCACGACGGCTTCGACTGGCATGTGCACTACTTCGCACCCGGGGCCTCGCTGGCCGACCACCTCGCCGCCGACTGCGGCATGGCGCTGGCGTTCCTCGTGGTGGCGGGCGAGCGGGAGCGGCTGCGCCGCTGTGAGGCCCCGGACTGCCGCCACGCCTTCGTGGACCTGTCCCGCAACCGCTCCCGGCGCTACTGCGACAGCCGCACCTGCGGCAACCGGCTGCACGTGGCCGCGTACCGGGCCCGGCGCCGAGAGGCCGCGAGCTGA
- a CDS encoding DsbA family protein: MSHTDPSPRPVLDVWCELQCPDCRTALGDLRALRERFQDALDIRLRHFPLERHRHAHAAAQAAEEAIAQGRGWPYVEAVLERTEELGTRGEPLLVEVARELGLDAEEMDTALVDGRHILIVDADQAEGKAIGVTGTPTYVIGGERLDGGKSQEGLRERIEEIAARLVAERP, translated from the coding sequence ATGAGCCACACCGACCCCTCCCCTCGTCCCGTGCTCGACGTCTGGTGCGAGCTGCAGTGCCCGGACTGCCGTACCGCCCTGGGCGATCTGCGCGCGCTGCGCGAGCGCTTCCAGGACGCCCTGGACATCCGGCTGCGCCACTTCCCGCTGGAGCGCCACCGGCACGCCCACGCGGCGGCCCAGGCGGCCGAGGAGGCCATCGCGCAGGGGCGCGGCTGGCCGTATGTCGAGGCCGTCCTGGAGCGCACCGAGGAGCTCGGCACCCGGGGTGAGCCGCTGCTGGTGGAGGTGGCCCGGGAACTGGGGCTGGACGCCGAGGAGATGGACACCGCGCTGGTCGACGGCCGGCACATCCTGATCGTGGACGCGGACCAGGCCGAGGGCAAGGCGATCGGGGTCACCGGCACCCCCACGTATGTGATCGGCGGCGAGCGGCTGGACGGCGGCAAGAGCCAGGAGGGGCTGCGGGAGCGCATCGAGGAGATCGCCGCCCGCCTCGTCGCCGAGCGGCCGTAA
- a CDS encoding GNAT family N-acetyltransferase — translation MTTTLRPTAPEQPTDGGGRARSYEVCVNSRPVGSVRLTTDARLGPAAGRIERLHIDEGERHRGRGTVAALAAEEVLRGWGCTQLVVEVPAAATTALGLAAALGYSERGRNMLKRLTEPPELPGDSAIRPMTEAEYPAWRAQERAGYIADLLERGVTRQQAETKADSDYATLLPQGPDTPGALLRVLAHGGTDVGTLWVALRAGEPDAAEGGEAYVYAVEVTEEHRGRGHGRTLMLAAEHASLEHRARSLGLYVFGGNTPALRLYESLGYEPTEYQLYKPLL, via the coding sequence GTGACCACCACTCTGCGGCCCACCGCGCCCGAACAGCCCACCGACGGCGGCGGGCGTGCCCGCTCGTACGAGGTGTGCGTCAACAGCCGCCCCGTCGGCTCCGTCCGGCTCACCACCGACGCCCGTCTGGGCCCGGCGGCCGGGCGCATCGAGCGGCTCCACATCGACGAGGGCGAGCGGCACCGGGGCCGCGGCACGGTCGCCGCGCTCGCCGCCGAGGAGGTGCTGCGCGGCTGGGGCTGCACCCAGCTCGTGGTGGAGGTCCCCGCGGCGGCCACGACCGCCCTCGGGCTCGCGGCCGCGCTCGGCTACAGCGAGCGCGGCCGCAACATGCTCAAGCGGCTCACCGAGCCGCCCGAACTGCCCGGGGACAGCGCGATACGCCCCATGACGGAGGCCGAGTACCCGGCCTGGCGCGCCCAGGAGCGGGCCGGATACATCGCCGACCTGCTGGAACGCGGAGTCACCCGGCAACAGGCCGAGACCAAGGCGGACAGCGACTACGCGACGCTGCTGCCGCAGGGCCCGGACACCCCCGGGGCCCTGCTGCGCGTCCTCGCCCACGGCGGTACGGACGTGGGCACCCTCTGGGTCGCGCTGCGCGCGGGGGAGCCCGACGCCGCCGAGGGCGGGGAGGCGTACGTCTACGCCGTCGAGGTCACCGAGGAGCACCGCGGCCGCGGACACGGCCGCACCCTGATGCTGGCCGCCGAGCACGCGAGCCTGGAACACCGGGCACGCAGCCTGGGCCTGTACGTCTTCGGCGGCAACACCCCGGCGCTGCGGCTGTACGAGTCGCTGGGCTACGAGCCGACCGAGTACCAGCTCTACAAGCCGCTGCTCTGA
- a CDS encoding aminotransferase class IV, with the protein MKPAIWLDGSLCDADSARVSVFDHGLTVGDGVFETVKATEGQPFALTRHLRRLARSAEGLGLPEPDLDEVRRGCEEVLKAHPVPFGRLRITYTGGLSPLGSDRGTAGPTLVVALAEASRRPDATAVITVPWARNERGALTGLKTTSYGENVVALARAREQDASEALFGNTVGALCEGTGTNVFVVLDGELHTPALSSGCLAGITRALVLEWVGAKETDLPLDALSRAEEVFLTSTTRDVQGVHRVDTRSLPGAPGPVTAEALRIFTERAAADIDP; encoded by the coding sequence ATGAAACCGGCCATCTGGCTCGATGGATCCCTCTGCGACGCGGACAGCGCCAGGGTGTCCGTCTTCGACCATGGGCTCACGGTCGGCGACGGTGTCTTCGAGACCGTCAAGGCCACCGAGGGACAGCCTTTCGCCCTCACCCGCCATCTGCGGCGGCTGGCGCGCTCCGCCGAGGGCCTGGGGCTTCCCGAGCCGGACCTGGACGAGGTGCGCCGGGGCTGCGAGGAGGTGCTCAAGGCCCACCCGGTGCCGTTCGGGCGGCTGAGGATCACCTACACCGGCGGGCTCTCGCCGCTCGGCTCCGACCGGGGCACGGCCGGGCCCACCCTGGTGGTCGCGCTGGCCGAGGCGTCCCGGCGGCCCGACGCCACGGCCGTGATCACCGTCCCCTGGGCGCGCAACGAGCGCGGGGCGCTCACCGGCCTGAAGACCACCTCGTACGGCGAGAACGTGGTCGCGCTGGCCCGCGCCCGTGAGCAGGACGCCTCCGAGGCCCTCTTCGGCAACACGGTCGGCGCGCTCTGCGAGGGCACCGGCACCAACGTCTTCGTGGTCCTCGACGGCGAGCTGCACACCCCGGCGCTCTCCTCCGGCTGCCTCGCCGGGATCACCCGCGCCCTGGTGCTGGAGTGGGTGGGCGCCAAGGAGACCGACCTGCCGCTGGATGCGCTGAGCCGGGCCGAGGAGGTCTTCCTGACCTCCACCACCCGCGACGTACAGGGCGTGCACCGGGTGGACACCCGCAGCCTGCCCGGCGCCCCCGGCCCGGTCACCGCCGAGGCCCTGCGGATCTTCACCGAGCGGGCCGCCGCGGACATCGACCCCTGA